Proteins from a single region of Halichoerus grypus chromosome 13, mHalGry1.hap1.1, whole genome shotgun sequence:
- the GAS2L1 gene encoding GAS2-like protein 1 isoform X2 encodes MADPVAGIAGSAAKSVRPFRSSEAYVEAMKEDLAEWLNALYGLGLPSGGDGFLTGLATGTTLCQHANAVTEAARALAAARPARGVAFQAHSVAPGSFMARDNVATFIGWCRTELGVPEVLMFETEDLVLRKNEKSVVLCLLEVARRGARLGLLAPRLVQFEQEIERELRAAPPAPHAPTAEEDAPETATTAGAPARGPRMTPSDLRNLDELVREILGYCTCPDQFPMIKVSEGKYRVGDSSLLIFVRVLRSHVMVRVGGGWDTLEHYLDKHDPCRCSSSAHRPPQPRARTFSPQRVSPTPSPRAGSPAPGGERRSSRPEVTPISLRTSKEGTETPLRARDQLPPHPRSRRYSGDSDSSASSAQSGPLGVRGEDSGTGPRRERPSRRLTTGTPASPRRPPAPRSQSRDRLDRGRPRGAPGGRAAQLSAPSPARRARSQSREEQTTLLVRRDRDGQHSWVPRGRASGGSGRSSPQTARARSPAAPRPLRVSSPSPEAGATPASAFRTPLQLDPKQEQQLFRRLEEEFLANARALEAAAGGSPAGPASDPARAPDPSAPDSAYCSSSSSSSSLSVLGGKCGQSGDPGRMANGLPGPRGPVLSSSSDEGSPCPGVGGPPDAPGSPPAGLELPRTWARGRMDTQPDRKPSRIPTPRGPRRPSGPTEPGSWHALHSVSPRAEPDSWM; translated from the exons ATGGCGGACCCCGTGGCGGGCATCGCGGGCTCGGCAGCCAAGAGCGTGCGGCCGTTCCGCTCGAGTGAGGCCTACGTGGAGGCCATGAAAGAGGACCTGGCCGAGTGGCTCAACGCCTTGTATGGCCTGGGTCTGCCCAGCGGTGGTGATGGCTTCCTGACGGGGCTGGCCACGGGCACCACCCTGTGCCAACATGCCAATGCTGTCACCGAGGCCGCCCGCGCTTTGGCCGCTGCCCGTCCAGCCCGCGGGGTGGCCTTCCAGGCGCACAGTGTGGCGCCTGGCTCTTTCATGGCCCGCGACAACGTGGCCACGTTCATCGGCTGGTGCCGAACAGAGCTGGGCGTGCCTGAAGTGCTCATGTTTGAGACGGAGGACCTGGTGCTGCGAAAGAACGAGAAAAGCGTGGTGCTGTGCCTGCTAGAGGTGGCGCGGCGTGGGGCCCGCCTCGGCCTGCTCGCCCCTCGCCTTGTGCAGTTTGAACAGGAGATCGAGCGGGAGCTACGTGCTGCACCCCCGGCCCCCCATGCCCCCACGGCCGAGGAGGATGCCCCCGAAACTGCCACCACAGCAGGGGCTCCCGCCCGCGGGCCCCGCATGACACCCAGCGACCTGCGCAACCTCGACGAGCTG GTGAGGGAGATCCTGGGCTACTGCACCTGCCCAGACCAGTTTCCCATGATCAAAGTCTCAGAGGGGAAGTACCGCGTGGGAGACTCCAGTCTCCTCATCTTTGTGCGG GTGCTGAGAAGCCACGTGATGGTGCGCGTGGGTGGCGGCTGGGACACTCTGGAGCACTATCTGGACAAGCATGACCCGTGCCGCTGCTCGTCCTCGG CCCACCGCccgccccagcccagggctcgcACCTTCTCCCCACAGCGGGTGtcgcccacccccagccctcgggctggcagcccagcccctgggggcGAGCGACGGAGCTCTCGGCCAGAAGTGACTCCCATTAGCCTACGCACCTCAAAGGAGGGAACAGAGACCCCCCTCAG ggcccgggaccagctgcccccccacccccgctcccgcCGCTACTCCGGGGACAGCGACTCCTCAGCGTCCTCAGCCCAGAGCGGCCCCCTTGGTGTCCGCGGTGAAGACTCAGGCACCGGCCCCCGGAGGGAGCGGCCCAGCCGGCGGCTGACCACAGGCACCCCGGCCTCCCCGAGAcggccccccgccccgcgcaGCCAGTCCAGAGACCGACTGGATCGGGGGCGGCCCCGTGGGGCCCCAGGAGGCAGGGCAGCCCAGCTGtcggcccccagccccgcccggCGGGCCCGGAGCCAGAGCCGCGAGGAGCAGACCACGCTGCTGGTGCGCAGGGACCGAGACGGGCAGCACTCGTGGGTGCCCCGGGGCAGGGCCAGCGGGGGCTCGGGCAGGAGCAGCCCCCAGACTGCCCGGGCTCGCAGCCCTGCGGCGCCCCGGCCTCTCCGGgtctccagccccagcccagaggcGGGCGCCACACCGGCCAGTGCCTTCCGCACCCCGCTGCAGCTTGACCCGAAGCAGGAGCAGCAGCTGTTCCGGCGCTTGGAAGAGGAGTTCCTGGCCAATGCCCGAGCCCTCGAGGCCGCCGCTGGCGGGAGCCCCGCAGGCCCAGCCTCTGACCCAGCGCGGGCCCCGGACCCCTCAGCTCCTGACTCGGCCTACTGTTCCTCCAGCAGCTCCTCTTCATCCCTCAGCGTCCTGGGTGGCAAGTGTGGCCAATCTGGGGACCCTGGCCGGATGGCCAACGGGCTGCCCGGGCCCCGAGGCCCAGTCCTGTCCAGCTCTTCTGATGAAGGCAGCCCCTGCCCTGGTGTGGGGGGCCCACCAGACGCACCTGGAAGCCCCCCGGCTGGCCTGGAGCTCCCAAGGACCTGGGCACGGGGCCGGATGGACACACAGCCAGACCGAAAACCCTCACGCATCCCCACGCCTCGGGGCCCTCGACGTCCATCTGGACCCACAGAGCCTGGGTCCTGGCATGCCCTGCACTCTGTGAGCCCAAGGGCAGAGCCGGATTCCTGGATGTGA
- the RASL10A gene encoding ras-like protein family member 10A isoform X1 — MGGSLRVAVLGAPGVGKTAIIRQFLFGDYPERHRPTDGPRLYRPAVLLDGAVYDLSIRDGDGARPVPVYLPASAGGSGSVHGKHGCVSLREWPDPKDWSLQDTDAFVLVYDICSPDSFDYVKALRQRISETRWGRGHRPAGAPEAPILVVGNKRDRQRLRFGPRRALAALVRRGWRCGYLECSAKYNWHVLRLFRELLRCALVRARPAHPALRLQGALHPARCSLM, encoded by the exons ATGGGGGGCAGCCTGCGGGTGGCCGTGCTGGGCGCCCCGGGCGTGGGCAAGACGGCCATCATCCGCCAGTTCCTGTTCGGTGACTATCCCGAACGCCACCGGCCCACGGACGGGCCACGCCTCTACCGGCCCGCGGTGCTGCTCGACGGCGCGGTCTACGACCTGAGCATCCGCGACGGCGACGGCGCTCGTCCGG TGCCCGTATATTTGCCTGCCTCCGCTGGTGGCTCTGGATCAGTGCACGGCAAGCATGGTTGTGTCTCCCTGAGG GAGTGGCCGGACCCCAAGGACTGGAGCTTGCAGGACACGGACGCCTTCGTGCTCGTCTATGACATCTGCAGCCCGGACAGTTTCGACTACGTGAAGGCGCTTCGGCAGCGCATCTCGGAGACCAGGTGGGGACGCGGCCACAG GCCGGCGGGCGCACCCGAGGCTCCCATCCTCGTGGTAGGCAACAAGCGGGACCGGCAGCGGCTGCGCTTCGGGCCTCGGCGCGCGCTGGCCGCCCTGGTGCGCAGGGGCTGGCGCTGCGGCTACCTCGAGTGCTCCGCCAAGTACAATTGGCACGTGCTGCGTCTTTTCCGCGAGCTGCTGCGTTGCGCTTTGGTGCGCGCGCGCCCTGCGCACCCGGCCCTGCGCCTGCAGGGGGCGCTGCACCCGGCGCGCTGCAGCCTCATGTGA
- the RASL10A gene encoding ras-like protein family member 10A isoform X3 translates to MGGSLRVAVLGAPGVGKTAIIRQFLFGDYPERHRPTDGPRLYRPAVLLDGAVYDLSIRDGDGARPGQNPGGPEEWPDPKDWSLQDTDAFVLVYDICSPDSFDYVKALRQRISETRWGRGHRPAGAPEAPILVVGNKRDRQRLRFGPRRALAALVRRGWRCGYLECSAKYNWHVLRLFRELLRCALVRARPAHPALRLQGALHPARCSLM, encoded by the exons ATGGGGGGCAGCCTGCGGGTGGCCGTGCTGGGCGCCCCGGGCGTGGGCAAGACGGCCATCATCCGCCAGTTCCTGTTCGGTGACTATCCCGAACGCCACCGGCCCACGGACGGGCCACGCCTCTACCGGCCCGCGGTGCTGCTCGACGGCGCGGTCTACGACCTGAGCATCCGCGACGGCGACGGCGCTCGTCCGGGTCAGAACCCCGGGGGTCCAGAG GAGTGGCCGGACCCCAAGGACTGGAGCTTGCAGGACACGGACGCCTTCGTGCTCGTCTATGACATCTGCAGCCCGGACAGTTTCGACTACGTGAAGGCGCTTCGGCAGCGCATCTCGGAGACCAGGTGGGGACGCGGCCACAG GCCGGCGGGCGCACCCGAGGCTCCCATCCTCGTGGTAGGCAACAAGCGGGACCGGCAGCGGCTGCGCTTCGGGCCTCGGCGCGCGCTGGCCGCCCTGGTGCGCAGGGGCTGGCGCTGCGGCTACCTCGAGTGCTCCGCCAAGTACAATTGGCACGTGCTGCGTCTTTTCCGCGAGCTGCTGCGTTGCGCTTTGGTGCGCGCGCGCCCTGCGCACCCGGCCCTGCGCCTGCAGGGGGCGCTGCACCCGGCGCGCTGCAGCCTCATGTGA
- the RASL10A gene encoding ras-like protein family member 10A isoform X4 encodes MGGSLRVAVLGAPGVGKTAIIRQFLFGDYPERHRPTDGPRLYRPAVLLDGAVYDLSIRDGDGARPGQNPGGPEEWPDPKDWSLQDTDAFVLVYDICSPDSFDYVKALRQRISETRPAGAPEAPILVVGNKRDRQRLRFGPRRALAALVRRGWRCGYLECSAKYNWHVLRLFRELLRCALVRARPAHPALRLQGALHPARCSLM; translated from the exons ATGGGGGGCAGCCTGCGGGTGGCCGTGCTGGGCGCCCCGGGCGTGGGCAAGACGGCCATCATCCGCCAGTTCCTGTTCGGTGACTATCCCGAACGCCACCGGCCCACGGACGGGCCACGCCTCTACCGGCCCGCGGTGCTGCTCGACGGCGCGGTCTACGACCTGAGCATCCGCGACGGCGACGGCGCTCGTCCGGGTCAGAACCCCGGGGGTCCAGAG GAGTGGCCGGACCCCAAGGACTGGAGCTTGCAGGACACGGACGCCTTCGTGCTCGTCTATGACATCTGCAGCCCGGACAGTTTCGACTACGTGAAGGCGCTTCGGCAGCGCATCTCGGAGACCAG GCCGGCGGGCGCACCCGAGGCTCCCATCCTCGTGGTAGGCAACAAGCGGGACCGGCAGCGGCTGCGCTTCGGGCCTCGGCGCGCGCTGGCCGCCCTGGTGCGCAGGGGCTGGCGCTGCGGCTACCTCGAGTGCTCCGCCAAGTACAATTGGCACGTGCTGCGTCTTTTCCGCGAGCTGCTGCGTTGCGCTTTGGTGCGCGCGCGCCCTGCGCACCCGGCCCTGCGCCTGCAGGGGGCGCTGCACCCGGCGCGCTGCAGCCTCATGTGA
- the RASL10A gene encoding ras-like protein family member 10A isoform X2: protein MGGSLRVAVLGAPGVGKTAIIRQFLFGDYPERHRPTDGPRLYRPAVLLDGAVYDLSIRDGDGARPVPVYLPASAGGSGSVHGKHGCVSLREWPDPKDWSLQDTDAFVLVYDICSPDSFDYVKALRQRISETRPAGAPEAPILVVGNKRDRQRLRFGPRRALAALVRRGWRCGYLECSAKYNWHVLRLFRELLRCALVRARPAHPALRLQGALHPARCSLM from the exons ATGGGGGGCAGCCTGCGGGTGGCCGTGCTGGGCGCCCCGGGCGTGGGCAAGACGGCCATCATCCGCCAGTTCCTGTTCGGTGACTATCCCGAACGCCACCGGCCCACGGACGGGCCACGCCTCTACCGGCCCGCGGTGCTGCTCGACGGCGCGGTCTACGACCTGAGCATCCGCGACGGCGACGGCGCTCGTCCGG TGCCCGTATATTTGCCTGCCTCCGCTGGTGGCTCTGGATCAGTGCACGGCAAGCATGGTTGTGTCTCCCTGAGG GAGTGGCCGGACCCCAAGGACTGGAGCTTGCAGGACACGGACGCCTTCGTGCTCGTCTATGACATCTGCAGCCCGGACAGTTTCGACTACGTGAAGGCGCTTCGGCAGCGCATCTCGGAGACCAG GCCGGCGGGCGCACCCGAGGCTCCCATCCTCGTGGTAGGCAACAAGCGGGACCGGCAGCGGCTGCGCTTCGGGCCTCGGCGCGCGCTGGCCGCCCTGGTGCGCAGGGGCTGGCGCTGCGGCTACCTCGAGTGCTCCGCCAAGTACAATTGGCACGTGCTGCGTCTTTTCCGCGAGCTGCTGCGTTGCGCTTTGGTGCGCGCGCGCCCTGCGCACCCGGCCCTGCGCCTGCAGGGGGCGCTGCACCCGGCGCGCTGCAGCCTCATGTGA
- the GAS2L1 gene encoding GAS2-like protein 1 isoform X1, whose translation MTGELQVVSGLVCTECFLGPHSSPVSLPTHSDSAGPGMADPVAGIAGSAAKSVRPFRSSEAYVEAMKEDLAEWLNALYGLGLPSGGDGFLTGLATGTTLCQHANAVTEAARALAAARPARGVAFQAHSVAPGSFMARDNVATFIGWCRTELGVPEVLMFETEDLVLRKNEKSVVLCLLEVARRGARLGLLAPRLVQFEQEIERELRAAPPAPHAPTAEEDAPETATTAGAPARGPRMTPSDLRNLDELVREILGYCTCPDQFPMIKVSEGKYRVGDSSLLIFVRVLRSHVMVRVGGGWDTLEHYLDKHDPCRCSSSAHRPPQPRARTFSPQRVSPTPSPRAGSPAPGGERRSSRPEVTPISLRTSKEGTETPLRARDQLPPHPRSRRYSGDSDSSASSAQSGPLGVRGEDSGTGPRRERPSRRLTTGTPASPRRPPAPRSQSRDRLDRGRPRGAPGGRAAQLSAPSPARRARSQSREEQTTLLVRRDRDGQHSWVPRGRASGGSGRSSPQTARARSPAAPRPLRVSSPSPEAGATPASAFRTPLQLDPKQEQQLFRRLEEEFLANARALEAAAGGSPAGPASDPARAPDPSAPDSAYCSSSSSSSSLSVLGGKCGQSGDPGRMANGLPGPRGPVLSSSSDEGSPCPGVGGPPDAPGSPPAGLELPRTWARGRMDTQPDRKPSRIPTPRGPRRPSGPTEPGSWHALHSVSPRAEPDSWM comes from the exons ATGACAGGCGAGTTGCAGGTGGTCAGCGGCTTAGTCTGTACTGAGTGCTTCTTGGGTCCTCACAGCAGTCCTGTGTCCCTGCCCACCCACAGTGACTCGGCTGGCCCGGGCATGGCGGACCCCGTGGCGGGCATCGCGGGCTCGGCAGCCAAGAGCGTGCGGCCGTTCCGCTCGAGTGAGGCCTACGTGGAGGCCATGAAAGAGGACCTGGCCGAGTGGCTCAACGCCTTGTATGGCCTGGGTCTGCCCAGCGGTGGTGATGGCTTCCTGACGGGGCTGGCCACGGGCACCACCCTGTGCCAACATGCCAATGCTGTCACCGAGGCCGCCCGCGCTTTGGCCGCTGCCCGTCCAGCCCGCGGGGTGGCCTTCCAGGCGCACAGTGTGGCGCCTGGCTCTTTCATGGCCCGCGACAACGTGGCCACGTTCATCGGCTGGTGCCGAACAGAGCTGGGCGTGCCTGAAGTGCTCATGTTTGAGACGGAGGACCTGGTGCTGCGAAAGAACGAGAAAAGCGTGGTGCTGTGCCTGCTAGAGGTGGCGCGGCGTGGGGCCCGCCTCGGCCTGCTCGCCCCTCGCCTTGTGCAGTTTGAACAGGAGATCGAGCGGGAGCTACGTGCTGCACCCCCGGCCCCCCATGCCCCCACGGCCGAGGAGGATGCCCCCGAAACTGCCACCACAGCAGGGGCTCCCGCCCGCGGGCCCCGCATGACACCCAGCGACCTGCGCAACCTCGACGAGCTG GTGAGGGAGATCCTGGGCTACTGCACCTGCCCAGACCAGTTTCCCATGATCAAAGTCTCAGAGGGGAAGTACCGCGTGGGAGACTCCAGTCTCCTCATCTTTGTGCGG GTGCTGAGAAGCCACGTGATGGTGCGCGTGGGTGGCGGCTGGGACACTCTGGAGCACTATCTGGACAAGCATGACCCGTGCCGCTGCTCGTCCTCGG CCCACCGCccgccccagcccagggctcgcACCTTCTCCCCACAGCGGGTGtcgcccacccccagccctcgggctggcagcccagcccctgggggcGAGCGACGGAGCTCTCGGCCAGAAGTGACTCCCATTAGCCTACGCACCTCAAAGGAGGGAACAGAGACCCCCCTCAG ggcccgggaccagctgcccccccacccccgctcccgcCGCTACTCCGGGGACAGCGACTCCTCAGCGTCCTCAGCCCAGAGCGGCCCCCTTGGTGTCCGCGGTGAAGACTCAGGCACCGGCCCCCGGAGGGAGCGGCCCAGCCGGCGGCTGACCACAGGCACCCCGGCCTCCCCGAGAcggccccccgccccgcgcaGCCAGTCCAGAGACCGACTGGATCGGGGGCGGCCCCGTGGGGCCCCAGGAGGCAGGGCAGCCCAGCTGtcggcccccagccccgcccggCGGGCCCGGAGCCAGAGCCGCGAGGAGCAGACCACGCTGCTGGTGCGCAGGGACCGAGACGGGCAGCACTCGTGGGTGCCCCGGGGCAGGGCCAGCGGGGGCTCGGGCAGGAGCAGCCCCCAGACTGCCCGGGCTCGCAGCCCTGCGGCGCCCCGGCCTCTCCGGgtctccagccccagcccagaggcGGGCGCCACACCGGCCAGTGCCTTCCGCACCCCGCTGCAGCTTGACCCGAAGCAGGAGCAGCAGCTGTTCCGGCGCTTGGAAGAGGAGTTCCTGGCCAATGCCCGAGCCCTCGAGGCCGCCGCTGGCGGGAGCCCCGCAGGCCCAGCCTCTGACCCAGCGCGGGCCCCGGACCCCTCAGCTCCTGACTCGGCCTACTGTTCCTCCAGCAGCTCCTCTTCATCCCTCAGCGTCCTGGGTGGCAAGTGTGGCCAATCTGGGGACCCTGGCCGGATGGCCAACGGGCTGCCCGGGCCCCGAGGCCCAGTCCTGTCCAGCTCTTCTGATGAAGGCAGCCCCTGCCCTGGTGTGGGGGGCCCACCAGACGCACCTGGAAGCCCCCCGGCTGGCCTGGAGCTCCCAAGGACCTGGGCACGGGGCCGGATGGACACACAGCCAGACCGAAAACCCTCACGCATCCCCACGCCTCGGGGCCCTCGACGTCCATCTGGACCCACAGAGCCTGGGTCCTGGCATGCCCTGCACTCTGTGAGCCCAAGGGCAGAGCCGGATTCCTGGATGTGA